In a single window of the Xylanimonas protaetiae genome:
- a CDS encoding 4a-hydroxytetrahydrobiopterin dehydratase encodes MSDDAITAEDFHAAVGTGPWVPEAAATAVFHTGTFDVGARLVARIAALADAANHHPDVDLRYGTVTVRLTSHDVGGLSRRDAALAKEITAAALALGVEAP; translated from the coding sequence ATGAGCGACGACGCGATCACAGCCGAGGACTTCCACGCCGCGGTGGGCACCGGCCCCTGGGTGCCGGAGGCCGCCGCGACCGCCGTGTTCCACACGGGCACGTTCGACGTCGGGGCGCGGCTCGTGGCCCGCATCGCCGCGCTGGCGGACGCCGCGAACCACCATCCCGACGTCGACCTGCGCTACGGCACCGTGACCGTGCGGCTCACGTCGCACGACGTCGGCGGGCTCTCCCGGCGGGACGCGGCGCTCGCGAAGGAGATCACGGCGGCGGCGCTCGCGCTGGGCGTCGAGGCGCCCTGA